The genomic DNA CCCCTCCTCCAGTCTGCTGGCCAGGCAGGTCAGAGTTGCCAGGGATCGTGGGAAAGGGCATGATTATGGGGCTACACAGCTGGAGCCCATCTGTCCTAGGGGCTGGAAGTAGGGAAGGGACAGAATCCTTCCTTCAATAAATTCTCTAGTTACCTTAACCACAGGGTGCCCCCCTGGTGTGGCTTTGACAGCACCTCGGCTGCCTTCTGTCTCATAATGGGCACGATGATGGGCTCTGGGTTGCACTTCAATTCTCAGCTCCAGTTGTTCAAACTGGCTGGGCAAGGGCCAGTCCAAGGGGGGTAGTGCTGAGGCCCTGGGGCAGGGgagcaaaaaggaaaatttatttccCTCTCTCTGAACTCAAAACCTGGATAACCTTGACCCTGACCCAAatagccccacccccacccacccctgAACTCCCTTAAGAGCTAAGAAATAGCTTCAAAGGAACAAAGGAGACAGAACACCTGGATCCTCTCAAGGCTCTGGAAGAAGTAGCAACATGACAGGGGCAAGTGTATTCTCTGCTTCTTCAAGGCCCCAGAAAGTAGAGCTCTAGAGCATTTGGAGTTAGAGAgttaggaaggaaaggaaagttttTCACTCCTTACACCAAAAAGCCACTCCCTTCTCTATATACTGCAGTACAAGGGAGAAAGAAGGCAAAGGTATTTTAGTGcaggaagagactttagaaatatCAATGAAACAACTTGGGAAATTTAGGAGTCACGTGGGATGTGACGTGACCAAGGTCATATATGAGTTAGTGGAAGAATTCAGACCTGCTGATTCAATCTAAAgttttttcaataataataataacaatagtaacaaaactcatatttatatagtaatttaaagtttacaaagcacttttctggTAACTTATGAGATAGGTGATATATTATCATtgccatttcacagataagaaaactgaatctcagaaGTTACATAGCTATCagagttcaaaccctgcctcatatacttactatgtgaccctgggcaagtcacataaccctgtttgtttcagttgcctcctttgtaaaatgagctggtaaagaaaatggcaaagcaccccaggatctttgccaaaaagatCACAAATGAGACCACAAAGACAGTATTGAAAAATGACAGTACAACTAGTGTcagaactggaattcaaatccagatcttcaaCTCCAGGTACAAAAATCTACACAATCTATAAGGTCTCTTCTCCATAAAAGACTCTATAAGGTCTTTTCTACTTTGAAAGTTCTAAAAGTGGAGTCCTTTGCAGCACCCTGACTGCCTAGGATGAAATTTTGTAAATCAATATGCTCTTACATCACTCAGGAGAAGGAATCTTACCAAAGGTCTCCTCCAAACTTCCTTTTAGACAAGAGACACGTAGCAGAGATCCCAATCTGTTTTTTCCAGTCTGAATTAACTCAATCAGACATGGAAGAGATGAAtaataattgtgtgtgtgtgtgtgtgtgtgtgtgtgtgtgtgtgtgtgtgtgtgtgtgtatggggggtaTGTgggtgtgtatacatatataatctgattttatccttaaaacaatcctgagaggtaggtgttattattatatccattttatggaaaagtgaggttaaattatttgctcatGTTTATATAGCTAGCcagtatttgaggcaggatttgaactctgttcttcctgCCTCCAGTGCCTACAAAATGATCCACTGTGCTATGTAGTTACTTCTAGATAAGTAAACAAGAATCTTGATAGGTAGAAGAGTTAAGAAAAATagcattttcaaaaaaataaaaatgaagaggcagttaggtggtatagtggatagagcactagccctggagccaggaggtcctgagttcaaattcaacttcagtcacttaataattacctagctgtgtgaccttgggcaagtcacttaaccccactaccttgcaaaaacataaacgAAATCAAAATGATGTATCGTGAAATTAAGTTGCAAAGTTGTATTCATTCATAAATATTCGTTTTAGTCACCAAATAAGTTCTAGTCTATTATGAAAgaagaaggcaaaggaaaaaCCTCTTGGTATGGGAAGAAAGGAGCCCTATCCCTTTCTCTCTGTCAGTCCATTCAGCAGAAGCAGATAGCACATggctgcctccccttccccagggTAGGGACTATGTTACCCTCACCTGAAGATGGGGCTATGTCCCCCAATTCGGGCCTTGGACCAAGACAATGGAGAGGGCACAGCCAGGTAATCCATGCCAGGTACATCTTTTCGAGGAGGTCCAGGAGGGGCCACAGCTTCCTCCCCACCAGGCATAGGTTTCCCATTGCATGGAGTGGGCTCTTCTGGCCGGGGTAATGCCACTGCCTGTTCACTGGATGTCCGCCGGGTCTTCTGGGGGATACTCTCAGCGGGTGGGGCCCCTACATAGTCGAAGGGGCCAGGGGAGCCAGGATCCCGGGccagaggtggtggtggtgggggagttGGCTCAGGCCCTTCATCCCCCAGACTTCCTCTACGGGACAGGGCAGGGGAAGCTGAGGATGGTGTGCCAGAGCTGGAATAACGCCTTTTGCCACAAGGGGAGGCTGGTCGGGGGGAGGCTGGGGCTGGGCCTGGGGCACTAAGGAGCAGCCAGCTGTCCTCAGGTCCCCGGCCTCCAGGACTAGGACCATATACACCCCAGGGATCATCAGGGGTCCAAGGCCGAGGGGAGGCCCGGGGTGAGGGCAATGGGGACCCTAGGCCAAATCTTGAAGCTGCCTCATTCAGTTCTGACTCTACTTCATCACAGGCAGCATATAGAGCTGCCTCATCAGAAGCATCAGAGAAGAAACTCCAGGAGGACAAACTACTGCTACCAGGACTGGGACTAAAGAAAGAGCCTCCACTGCCAGCACCCCCAGCCTCTCGGTAGCCTCCAAAACCATCAGGTGGTGGGTAATCACGGGGAGAGCCATCTCCCCAGTGGTCTGGGGTATCCTCTAATGAGGGTGGAGGTTCAGGTGTGGGGGAGATTGAGGTGATGCGAATGCTTGGGCACTCCAAGATTCTGCCCCCTCCAGCCCCTCCAGCTCCCCCACCAGGTCCCCCCAGCCTCACCAATCGGGCTGGTTGACTCTCCCAGGTACCAGGTGATGGTGCAGGCCGTGGGGGTGGGGAGTGCATGCCTGGCCGAGATGGTGGGGGCCGAGGGATGCCAATAGGGGAGGCACCATAGGGAGGAGGTTCACCCAGGGCAAGATTGCAACAAGAAGGGGAGTCGTCTGTGTCCAGCTCTGTGAAAAAGAAGGTAAGAAAAGAAGGCAGGGAAGGGCAGGAGATAAGACagagaaattggggggggggcgcAGCAGATAGAATCTCTGTCCCACTGAGGCTTCTGATTACCCAAGTTCTCTCTACCCAGCAGACTCCCCAATGTGGAGGGATTTCTGCAGTATCCCGAGTATCCTGAGACATAAAAACAAAGGAGACAGTGCCCTCTAGTTACAGGTGTTCCAGGAGATCTGGAAGCCACTAGGAAAGCCAGACTAATTGCTTGACCCTGGGAGGGTACCAGAGAATAAGATACCTTCAACTCCAAGGTGGGCTTCAAGAAGGTGGGGCCATGAAGAAGGGGGTGGGACTTAGCTCCGCGGGCGTGACTAAGAGGGGTTTGGTCGGGGTGAGGCTTGTGCAGAGCAGAGGAGGATTTAGGGCGGTGctgggcggggccgggggcgacACACACATGAACCCAATTAGCAGCGGTTCCCAAACCCCCAAACTGCGCTGGCAGGCTCCTCTGTTACCATCGTAACCGTGGCCTGGCCCCGGGGGCCCAGGGAAGGGGGGGGCACGAGGGCTGTGGTGACTGGGGGAGGGCGGAGAGAGGCGGGGtgtcccctctcccccttcccccaaatccggaggaggagagaaggtggTTGCGTGCCGCGACTGGGAGGGGGCTCGAGGGGGGCCGCGGATTCCGTGCGAGCAGCGGCCGCCGCCCCCGGCTCTTCCCAGCCATCTGCCTCTCATTGCGGCCAGACGAGGGAGGGGGGCCCTCGAAGCTCGGTGGGGGAACTCCGGCGGGACCAGAGATTCCCCCTCCACCCTAGTCCTGTTCCGTCCAGTCCTGTCCCGTCTCCCCGGCCTAGAAGCTTTCTGGTGGGAAGTACGGGATAGGATACGACCCAAGGCAGGACCTCATCTTCTCCAGGGGGTGTCCCATGTCCCTCAGATCCCAACCCGGTTTCGTCCATTCGCCagtccctcccttctccttccctccagtTCCCCATCCCAGTGACAGCCGGCGCGGGAGGCGGTGCGCTGTGGACCAGCCGGCCCCAACCCCCCACCCGAGCCGCGACCTAAAAAGGAAAAAGCGGTACCCATGCCCCCAGTCCCATCTCCCCGACCCCCAAACCCCGCGGAAGCCCTCTCAAAGCGGTCTCAAACCTCATATCCTCCCACCCCAAAGGTTCGCTAGCTCCCAGGACTCAACAGCCCCCAACCCTCCTCCCTGAACCCCCAAACCCTTCCCGACCCCACACTAACCTTCCCCAGGCCCAGGTCCCCCCGGCCCCAATGGGGGGGCTTCTTTCTCCTCCCCGAACACCAGTTTAAATTCCAGCTCCTCATCCTCGCAGCTCGCAGCCCCCATAGATCTGGCCAGAGCCCCTAGGCCTCTACTCGGGGCTAGGGAGGGGTGAGGGGGGCTTCTGTGTCCTCACCCGGGGCTTGCcccctccgccgccgccgcctccacCCTCCCGACGCCCCCTCTTTATTATAGAaacttttccaaactttttcccCCAAACTTCTTCAAAGCAGCCCCCCCCCGGCCAGTTTCTGATTGGCTGTCTGGGATGCTCCAGCTCCTCCTCCTGGGATGAGATGGGAAAACCACGCGCCCCTCGTCCCAGTCCACCCTCCCCGCCacctccttttctccccctccctctcccactaaaaaaaaaatgaattggaaaatagtCCCTCCTGCACGCCTCCGCGTGGTACAATCTTATTGACGCCTATTGGCCAATGGCTCTGACAGTC from Macrotis lagotis isolate mMagLag1 chromosome 4, bilby.v1.9.chrom.fasta, whole genome shotgun sequence includes the following:
- the NFATC4 gene encoding nuclear factor of activated T-cells, cytoplasmic 4 codes for the protein MGAASCEDEELEFKLVFGEEKEAPPLGPGGPGPGEELDTDDSPSCCNLALGEPPPYGASPIGIPRPPPSRPGMHSPPPRPAPSPGTWESQPARLVRLGGPGGGAGGAGGGRILECPSIRITSISPTPEPPPSLEDTPDHWGDGSPRDYPPPDGFGGYREAGGAGSGGSFFSPSPGSSSLSSWSFFSDASDEAALYAACDEVESELNEAASRFGLGSPLPSPRASPRPWTPDDPWGVYGPSPGGRGPEDSWLLLSAPGPAPASPRPASPCGKRRYSSSGTPSSASPALSRRGSLGDEGPEPTPPPPPPLARDPGSPGPFDYVGAPPAESIPQKTRRTSSEQAVALPRPEEPTPCNGKPMPGGEEAVAPPGPPRKDVPGMDYLAVPSPLSWSKARIGGHSPIFRASALPPLDWPLPSQFEQLELRIEVQPRAHHRAHYETEGSRGAVKATPGGHPVVKLLGYNEKPLTLQMFIGTADERNLRPHAFYQVHRITGKMVATASYEAVVSGTKVLEMTLLPENNMAANIDCAGILKLRNSDIELRKGETDIGRKNTRVRLVFRVHVPQGGGKVVSVQVASVPIECSQRSAQELPQVEAYNLSACSVRGGEELVLSGANFLPDSKVVFIERGPDGKLQWEEEATVNRLKSNEVTLTLAVPEYSNKRVSRPVQVYFYVSNGRRKRSPTQSFKFLPVIFKEEPLPDSSIRGFPSAPGPPFGTDMDFSPPRPPYSSYPPDDSSYEPSYLSEGFNFGTPPLYPQTGPPSYRTGLRLFPESTGSPGCPRPPPPNSFLPRPFSADPYGGGGAPFSLGLPFPQSAAYQPPLPSSPQPEGPFSPQGTHPAAEGYDEVGSGYGTGEGAPEQEKDRGSYGSGFRESVPIQGITLEEVSEIIGRDLSGFPVPPGEEPPA